CATGCTCGGCGTCCGATTGGCCGCGCCGGCAAAAACGATCGAAGCCGACGTCGTGGGCTACGCGCCCGAAGCCGCGCGCAAAGAAATCGCGATCGACCGCGGCACGCGCGACGGCGTCGAACGCAACGACGTCGTCGTCAACGGCGAAGGATTGGTCGGGCATGTGGTGGACGCGGGCGCGCATCTTTCGCACGTGCTGCTCGTGATGGATCCGTCGAGCGCCGTTCCCGCGTTTCTCTTGCGCACGCATACGTGGGGCATCGTCTTCGGCAGCGGCCCGCACGCGCGGATGAAGTATATCGGCCAGGACGTCAAAGTGCTCGAAGGCGACAAGGTGGTCACCGGCCTCGGCGAGATCTATCCGGCAGGCATTCCTATCGGCGCGGTGCTGGAAGTCGACCGTAAGGACAACGCGCTCTATCAGGTCGCGGTGCTGCAGCCGGCGATCGACGTCACTTCGCTCGCGCACGTGCTGGTGCTGACCTCGAAGTGAGCACCTTCGATCCGGCGCGCGACGCCGATCGCCTCCGCATCGGTCCGAGCAGACAGCCGCGGACCGCGCGCGTCGACGCGGAGATCTCGGTCCCGCCGCGTTTTCCCGCCTTGCTCGCGATCGCGTTCGGTTG
The Candidatus Eremiobacteraceae bacterium DNA segment above includes these coding regions:
- the mreC gene encoding rod shape-determining protein MreC, which codes for MAIPSFWDERKLLVFLALIIVASVAMLFEIDAARRGGQSLADEIVGTVVTPIARAINGIGQAIGSEAYVVTHAGVITAENARLAQKARDLASANERLKARGDENTELRRMLGVRLAAPAKTIEADVVGYAPEAARKEIAIDRGTRDGVERNDVVVNGEGLVGHVVDAGAHLSHVLLVMDPSSAVPAFLLRTHTWGIVFGSGPHARMKYIGQDVKVLEGDKVVTGLGEIYPAGIPIGAVLEVDRKDNALYQVAVLQPAIDVTSLAHVLVLTSK